A region from the Pirellulaceae bacterium genome encodes:
- the rplP gene encoding 50S ribosomal protein L16, with amino-acid sequence MMPKRVKHRKSQRGRIKGNATRGNRVVFGDFGLQALEGGWIKAQTIEAGRIAAQQYVRGEGRLYVRLFPHKSVTSTPLETRMGKGKGEPDFWAAVVKPGTILYELSGVTEEQARICFARLAHKMPIQVRLVKRRAI; translated from the coding sequence ATGATGCCGAAGCGGGTCAAGCATCGCAAAAGCCAAAGAGGACGTATAAAAGGTAACGCGACACGCGGTAACCGAGTCGTCTTTGGCGACTTTGGACTGCAAGCGTTAGAAGGCGGTTGGATTAAGGCCCAAACCATTGAAGCGGGCCGTATCGCCGCTCAACAATACGTACGTGGCGAAGGACGGCTGTATGTGCGGCTGTTTCCGCACAAGTCCGTCACCTCGACGCCTTTGGAAACGCGAATGGGTAAAGGTAAAGGTGAGCCAGATTTTTGGGCCGCCGTTGTGAAACCCGGCACGATACTTTACGAGTTAAGTGGTGTGACCGAAGAACAGGCTCGAATCTGCTTCGCACGGTTGGCCCACAAAATGCCAATCCAGGTTCGCTTAGTCAAACGGCGTGCTATTTAG
- the rplV gene encoding 50S ribosomal protein L22, whose translation MAYKSSIRYARISATKVRPLANLIRGKFADEALEILRFQPHRGARMLEKALKSALGNAQDPDNPQNRGRNVDVDSLVVSDAHVDGGPMFKRIRPRARGMAFMIRKRFSHIHVTLEEL comes from the coding sequence ATGGCATATAAATCAAGTATCCGCTACGCGAGAATTAGCGCGACAAAGGTACGCCCCTTGGCAAACCTCATTCGCGGAAAGTTCGCGGATGAAGCTCTGGAGATTTTGCGATTCCAGCCTCATCGCGGAGCACGCATGCTCGAAAAAGCACTCAAGAGTGCGCTAGGGAATGCACAGGATCCCGATAATCCACAGAACCGCGGTCGAAATGTCGACGTGGACTCGCTCGTCGTGAGTGATGCACATGTTGATGGAGGCCCCATGTTCAAACGGATTCGTCCGCGTGCCCGAGGTATGGCGTTTATGATTCGCAAACGTTTTTCGCACATCCATGTCACGCTCGAGGAACTGTAA
- the rpmC gene encoding 50S ribosomal protein L29: MRSAELREMSDEQLGLTLTETAETYFRLRIQAQTERLDAPSELRRHRRLIARVKTIQRQREIEKTKQDAS; the protein is encoded by the coding sequence ATGAGATCCGCGGAACTTCGAGAAATGAGCGATGAGCAGCTAGGGCTGACATTGACGGAAACGGCCGAAACCTATTTTCGGTTGCGAATTCAGGCTCAGACCGAACGTTTGGACGCTCCGAGCGAACTTCGTCGTCATCGCCGATTAATCGCCCGCGTCAAAACAATCCAACGACAGCGGGAAATTGAAAAAACTAAGCAGGACGCGTCATAG
- a CDS encoding type Z 30S ribosomal protein S14 — protein MASKSKIAKANREPKFSSRQERRCGMCGRPRAVYRKFGICRICFRKLADQGVIPGVRKASW, from the coding sequence GTGGCAAGTAAATCAAAAATAGCGAAAGCCAATCGCGAACCGAAGTTCTCGAGCCGTCAAGAACGACGGTGTGGGATGTGTGGACGGCCCCGAGCTGTCTACCGGAAGTTTGGGATCTGTCGGATCTGTTTCCGCAAACTAGCAGATCAAGGTGTCATTCCCGGTGTTCGCAAGGCGAGTTGGTAG
- the rplW gene encoding 50S ribosomal protein L23, whose translation MSNIKPPTTTPSKIKLEPHQIVLRPLVTEKGMHRSTRDNQYAFEVNPLANKELIKSAVQELFDVTVTKVRTQNRKGKPRRYRFRYGSTKSWKKAIVTLDSEDRIEFF comes from the coding sequence ATGTCGAACATTAAACCCCCAACCACCACGCCTTCGAAGATTAAGCTGGAGCCGCACCAGATCGTGTTGCGTCCTCTGGTAACCGAAAAAGGGATGCATCGCTCGACACGCGACAATCAGTATGCGTTTGAAGTCAACCCGCTGGCGAACAAGGAGTTGATCAAATCCGCTGTTCAGGAATTGTTTGACGTCACGGTGACGAAGGTTCGCACGCAGAATCGTAAAGGAAAGCCGCGTCGTTATCGGTTTCGTTACGGTTCGACCAAGTCGTGGAAGAAAGCGATCGTCACCTTGGACTCCGAAGACCGAATAGAATTCTTCTAA
- the rplN gene encoding 50S ribosomal protein L14: MIQQESRLSVADNTGAKEVKCIKVLGGSRRRFAHIGDIIVCSVRSVIPGSEVKKKSVVRAVIVRCKQPTRRADGSYIRFDSNAVVLIDGDNNPRGTRIFGAVARELRERNFMKIVSLANEVV, translated from the coding sequence ATGATACAACAAGAAAGTCGCCTTTCCGTGGCAGACAATACGGGAGCGAAAGAGGTCAAGTGCATCAAAGTGCTTGGCGGATCTCGTCGACGCTTCGCACATATCGGCGATATTATCGTCTGCAGTGTGAGAAGTGTGATTCCTGGTAGCGAAGTTAAAAAGAAGTCAGTCGTGCGTGCCGTCATCGTGCGGTGTAAGCAACCAACGCGACGTGCCGATGGTAGCTACATCCGATTCGATAGTAACGCAGTCGTACTGATCGATGGCGACAACAACCCACGCGGTACTCGCATCTTCGGTGCGGTTGCTCGTGAACTGCGAGAGCGAAATTTCATGAAGATTGTTAGCCTCGCCAATGAGGTGGTTTAA
- the rpsC gene encoding 30S ribosomal protein S3, whose product MGQKVNPIGFRTGVMVTWKSRWYASKQEFSSLLLEDFKIRDFIKNHPQKSQYRHAGIDRIEIERTRDEVKVVLHAARPGLIIGKKGSEIELLQGELQDKIGRRVNLKIEEVSRPEIQAQLVAEDIGEQLRKRSSFRRTIKRAMEQTMDAGAKGIKIQLAGRLGGAEMARREKQISGSIPLSTLRAKIDYGFFEAKTPQGHIGIQVWVNQGFYRGDEDDGDDAEAGQASQKPKRTYKR is encoded by the coding sequence ATGGGTCAAAAAGTTAATCCAATTGGGTTTCGAACCGGCGTCATGGTGACGTGGAAGAGCCGATGGTATGCGTCCAAGCAAGAATTCTCCTCGCTACTGTTGGAAGATTTCAAGATTCGTGACTTCATCAAGAACCATCCGCAAAAATCACAATACCGCCATGCGGGTATTGACCGCATCGAGATTGAGCGCACTCGGGATGAAGTGAAAGTTGTCCTACACGCCGCTCGACCCGGTTTGATTATCGGGAAAAAAGGGTCGGAAATCGAACTTCTCCAGGGCGAATTGCAGGACAAGATCGGTCGAAGAGTCAATTTAAAAATCGAAGAAGTGTCGCGACCAGAAATCCAGGCCCAGTTGGTGGCCGAGGACATTGGCGAACAGCTCCGAAAACGCTCCAGTTTCCGCCGCACGATTAAACGTGCCATGGAACAAACCATGGATGCCGGAGCCAAAGGAATCAAAATACAGCTCGCGGGACGACTCGGTGGTGCCGAAATGGCACGACGCGAAAAGCAGATCTCCGGATCAATTCCGCTTAGCACTTTGCGAGCCAAGATCGACTACGGATTTTTTGAAGCGAAGACCCCGCAGGGGCATATCGGAATACAAGTTTGGGTTAATCAAGGCTTTTACAGAGGGGATGAAGACGATGGCGATGATGCCGAAGCGGGTCAAGCATCGCAAAAGCCAAAGAGGACGTATAAAAGGTAA
- the rpsQ gene encoding 30S ribosomal protein S17, which translates to MPKRVVVGVVTSDKMTKTRRVEIPRLVKHPKYGKYVRRKTVCYVHDEDEQSGAGDTVEIIESRPLSKLKRWDLVKVVRKSTAVDVVALRAAAKEEQQ; encoded by the coding sequence ATGCCAAAACGAGTAGTTGTTGGTGTAGTCACAAGTGACAAGATGACCAAGACTCGGCGAGTCGAAATCCCTCGCTTAGTCAAACATCCGAAATACGGAAAATACGTGCGACGTAAAACGGTCTGCTATGTCCATGACGAAGACGAGCAGTCCGGCGCAGGCGATACGGTCGAGATCATCGAGTCGCGACCGCTATCCAAACTGAAGCGATGGGATTTAGTGAAGGTCGTACGGAAGAGTACAGCAGTCGACGTCGTCGCGTTACGTGCGGCCGCGAAAGAAGAACAGCAGTAG
- the rplE gene encoding 50S ribosomal protein L5, protein MAPRLQEKFESEVLTSLKQDLGRDNRLSLPQLQKIVVNMGVGSAITEKKHMEDSVAALTQITGQKPVVTIARKAIAGFRLREGMPIGCKVTLRRKRMWEFLDRLVSLAIPRVRDFRGLNPAAFDGNGNYSLGLVEQLVFPELNPDKFTRVQGMNITFVTSTSSNDEAFLLLKHLGMPFQRDESETAAGAA, encoded by the coding sequence ATGGCCCCACGATTGCAGGAAAAATTTGAATCGGAAGTGCTGACAAGCCTCAAGCAGGATCTGGGTCGCGACAACCGTTTGTCGCTGCCACAGTTGCAAAAGATCGTTGTGAATATGGGCGTTGGCAGTGCAATTACCGAAAAGAAACACATGGAGGATTCCGTAGCAGCCCTCACACAGATTACCGGTCAAAAGCCGGTGGTGACGATTGCTCGGAAAGCGATCGCCGGTTTCCGGCTCAGAGAAGGAATGCCCATTGGCTGTAAGGTCACGCTCCGTCGTAAACGAATGTGGGAGTTCCTCGACCGACTCGTGTCGTTGGCGATTCCTCGTGTTCGTGACTTTCGCGGACTGAATCCTGCAGCGTTTGACGGAAATGGCAACTACAGTTTGGGACTGGTCGAACAGCTCGTCTTTCCCGAACTCAATCCAGATAAATTCACCCGAGTGCAAGGGATGAACATCACTTTTGTGACCTCAACCTCGAGCAATGACGAGGCGTTTCTTTTACTGAAACACCTCGGCATGCCCTTCCAACGGGACGAATCCGAGACAGCGGCGGGCGCGGCCTGA
- the rpsS gene encoding 30S ribosomal protein S19 has translation MGRSLKKGPFVDPRLYGKVQGQQESGNSEPIKTWARACTIVPEFVGVTFMVHNGRQHLKVLVTEDMVGHKLGEFAPTRTFRGHGGKGKR, from the coding sequence ATGGGTAGATCATTAAAAAAAGGTCCGTTTGTCGATCCGCGGCTGTATGGAAAAGTCCAGGGTCAGCAGGAATCAGGCAATTCAGAACCCATCAAGACTTGGGCCCGCGCCTGTACGATCGTCCCGGAATTCGTGGGCGTGACATTTATGGTGCACAATGGCAGACAGCACCTGAAGGTACTGGTGACTGAAGACATGGTCGGCCACAAGTTAGGTGAATTCGCACCAACGCGAACGTTTCGTGGCCACGGTGGTAAAGGCAAGCGTTAG
- the rplD gene encoding 50S ribosomal protein L4 translates to MASLTVFDRQGKEVGTYEIEPTDLSPRINKQLLHDVVVMYQANQRLGSSKTKSRAEVAGSTKKMYRQKGTGNARAGSRRSGVRRGGGHIFAKTPRDYSYRLPRKAVQLATRMAIASKIRDNEIIVLDDLSFDAPATKEMASVLKALGLQGVSTLITTAEHDSNVYKSARNIDRVDTSPVSDLNALNVLKPHRLLITRQALDAIKERASASSKESGE, encoded by the coding sequence ATGGCAAGCTTAACCGTATTTGATCGACAGGGCAAAGAAGTCGGTACGTATGAGATCGAACCGACCGATTTGTCTCCGCGGATCAACAAGCAGTTACTGCACGATGTGGTCGTGATGTATCAGGCCAATCAGCGACTCGGATCCAGCAAGACAAAGTCGCGTGCTGAAGTTGCTGGCTCAACCAAAAAGATGTATCGCCAAAAAGGGACCGGTAACGCTCGTGCCGGCTCGCGGCGCAGTGGTGTTCGGCGTGGGGGTGGTCATATTTTTGCCAAAACACCTCGAGACTATTCGTACCGCCTACCGCGCAAGGCTGTCCAACTTGCGACACGCATGGCGATCGCCTCCAAAATTCGCGACAACGAAATAATTGTGCTCGATGATCTCAGCTTTGATGCTCCGGCCACCAAAGAGATGGCAAGCGTGCTCAAAGCACTTGGGCTCCAAGGCGTGAGCACTCTGATCACAACAGCCGAACATGACTCCAACGTATACAAGAGTGCCCGGAATATTGACCGGGTCGATACCTCACCTGTTTCTGACCTCAATGCACTCAATGTTTTGAAGCCTCATCGCCTGTTGATCACCCGACAGGCGTTGGATGCGATTAAAGAACGTGCATCGGCCTCAAGTAAGGAATCAGGCGAATAG
- the rplX gene encoding 50S ribosomal protein L24: MHIRVNDTVEISVGDDRGTRGKVLSVNHQNGKLIVEGVNRVYKHVKRSQRNPQGGRLSKEMPVQMSNVKLVCEACGNASRTGARYLDDGSKERFCKKCGKSQGQIAPAKAHYAK; this comes from the coding sequence ATGCATATTCGAGTTAACGACACGGTCGAAATTTCTGTCGGTGATGATCGGGGAACACGAGGCAAGGTTCTCAGCGTTAATCATCAAAATGGCAAACTGATCGTTGAAGGTGTCAATCGCGTCTATAAGCACGTGAAACGCAGTCAACGCAATCCCCAAGGGGGCCGTTTGTCAAAAGAAATGCCCGTCCAGATGTCGAACGTCAAATTGGTCTGTGAGGCTTGCGGTAACGCCAGTCGCACCGGTGCTCGCTACTTGGACGATGGGAGTAAAGAACGCTTCTGCAAGAAATGCGGTAAAAGTCAGGGACAAATAGCCCCAGCGAAAGCCCATTATGCCAAGTAG
- the rplB gene encoding 50S ribosomal protein L2: protein MGIRKYKPTSAGRRNASVSDFADLSKDAQPEKKLLKPIHKKGGRNNQGKITCRHRGGGHKRRYRVIDFARKKDGVPANVASIQYDPNRSARVALLHYVDGEKRYILAPDGLKPGDRVESGAEAPPSLGNTLPLKRIPLGTTLHNIEMQPGRGGVLCRSAGSSATLMAREADWAQINLPSGEIRRVPSTCRATIGKVGNTDHMNITLGKAGRKRWLGRRPHVRGTAMNPIDHPHGGGEGRTKGGRHPVSPSGVPAKGGSTRKKRKPSNAAIVRRRRSRRYGQLKK, encoded by the coding sequence ATGGGTATTCGCAAATATAAACCGACCTCAGCCGGGCGACGCAACGCCAGCGTGAGTGACTTTGCTGACCTAAGCAAAGACGCTCAGCCCGAAAAGAAATTGTTAAAGCCAATCCACAAAAAGGGTGGGCGTAACAATCAGGGTAAAATCACTTGTCGTCACCGAGGTGGCGGTCACAAGCGACGTTATCGTGTGATTGATTTCGCTCGCAAAAAAGATGGCGTTCCCGCCAATGTGGCGTCGATTCAGTACGATCCAAATCGCAGTGCCCGAGTCGCGTTGCTCCACTACGTCGATGGCGAAAAGCGATACATTCTCGCTCCCGATGGACTCAAGCCAGGCGACCGCGTCGAAAGTGGGGCGGAAGCACCGCCCTCGCTGGGAAATACGCTGCCGCTGAAACGAATTCCGCTCGGCACGACATTACACAATATAGAAATGCAGCCCGGCCGAGGCGGCGTACTTTGTCGCAGTGCCGGGTCAAGCGCCACACTGATGGCACGCGAAGCAGATTGGGCTCAGATTAACCTACCGAGCGGTGAAATCCGGCGTGTCCCCTCCACTTGCCGAGCAACGATCGGCAAAGTGGGTAATACCGATCATATGAATATCACCTTGGGTAAAGCCGGACGTAAACGCTGGCTCGGTCGCCGACCGCATGTCCGAGGTACTGCGATGAATCCGATCGATCATCCGCATGGTGGTGGTGAAGGCCGTACCAAAGGTGGTCGTCACCCTGTGAGTCCTTCGGGCGTTCCAGCAAAGGGCGGTTCCACTCGCAAAAAGAGGAAGCCGTCGAATGCCGCAATCGTACGAAGACGTCGATCGCGTCGTTATGGCCAATTGAAGAAATAG